GAATCATGGGCAAGGGTAAGGACTTCTGGGATGGTACGGAAGGCTGGGACCGCTTGAAGCAGTTACAGTCTGAGGTGACAGGGAATTAGTAAATATAACCCTTTGATGCTGTTTATGAATCAATTAGATCAACTCGCCCACTTAGCTAGTGCAATGTTTACAAAAGTCATATACCAAGTGCAACATTATTCAACCCTCCTCATATTGATTCAGGAATTGAGGTTTTTCATACATGGGTGTAGCTAGAGTCATAGTTAATGGGAATTATTTTGATTCCAACTTTCTCTTCACCATCCCGCAAAAGCTCTCGAACAAGACGGTGTCTGTCCCCTGGGCCCAGCGGACCAAAACTTTCACCTCTTTTTTCTCCGGTTTCTCTCCTCGGACCAGCCTTATCTGCAGACGTACTCCCAGCGCCACCTGGGCGGGAATCACCTTCAATTTAGCCGCACCCTCTTCACCGGCAAGTTTCATCTTCCGTCGAGCGAATCTCGACCACACATTCTCAGCAGCAAATCCCGTCCCCGCAGAATGGGTCTGATCCCAAACCCAGAACCAAGGCAATGAGCTGAGCTCTGCATTTATAGTCGCAGTAGCGGTGTCAATAGATGCGGCAGATGGTAGTGTGAATGTGTAGTCTGCAGGGAAAGGCAAAAGACTCTTCGGACACCCAGGGATTCCACGCGCAATGCTCTAGAACAAGGGGTTAGACCTGGCGCACAAAATACAAGCGCGGCGTGAGTTAAAAGGCGGCAAAGTATGACTTACCATGGCAGGCCTTCGGTCTCCCCATGACCACGCCACGGCCCAGCGCTTCGTCTTGCTTCCCTGCTCGAACTCGGTTACTGcgaaattggtgatgccatgcTTGATCAGTGTCTCTACAAGTACATTGATACTGCTCAGTTTTCCGAGCATGGATGTGTACCACTGAATACGCTCGCGCAGGCGGAGACTCTCGTCGATCATTTGCTTGACAAAAGCTAATTCTCCGCCGCGGGTCACCATTTCGACTTCGGCGCCGGTGCAGGCCTTCATAGAGTTAGTCTTGTGCGGTACGCAAGTGCGCATATTAGTTTGGCATGGGAAATGAATAGCCAGTGACACTCACAGAGAAGGGCTCTCGTTCTTTCTGCTCAGCAGATTGCTTGAGTTCATTGGACGAGGTGTAAAAGGGTGGGTTGCACATTGTGAAATCAAGGCTGGTGAATGGTCAGATCAGATTTTAGCAAGTCTTCACTTCATAGAGACTCACCGTTGACGCCCTAGTTTTTCCAGCGGAAAGAGTGGTCCAGTGGGGTCAGAACTTACAATCTGAATTCGTGATTCAAGGTTGTTCAAAGCCACATTGTGCTGGGAGGTGCGGATATTGTTCGAGTCGATGTCTGTCGGGCTGATCAGTGGATACTGAAGATCCTCGGACTCAAAGACATACCTGTCGCTAGAAATTTCCACCCCGGCCGTGTGGCACAGCCCAATAGGGGGTAGATACCAACACATCCTGTTCCACTTTACATTGTCAGACACAATTCGAAAATGGAAAGGACTCATTTCGTACATATCGAGGCCTACAACCTCCCGGTCTCGGTCGTACCCCTCTTTCAGTCCTCCTGCGGTGGAGTCAAGAAGGTCTTGCAGCCAGAGGATGTAATTTAGTCTATGCTACATGTTAAACACATGCGTGAAGGATCTGAGCTGGCATCCAGGACGACATACCTGTTTGGGACCTAAAAATTAAGTCAGTACGTGTGCATAAGATGGTTTCAGTGTCTGCATACCGGTGGACACAGTCGGTCCTCGGGGATTTCAACTTTCAGGTGAAAATCCTGTTGCAGGAGCGTGGTGGTGAGTTGTCTGCATGACGCAAATCAGATCCGCTCTTGGAATGTCAGATACTAGGGTTCTCTGACTTACCGGACAGCGGCTGGATCAGTAAAATCCAGTTGTCCGTTTAATTTCAAGCTAGTTCACATCAGTCCTGGACTTTCTGTTAGAGGGAAGGCTGTTTCACGTACTGCTTGGCGAAGTCGCGCGATTGCAGCGCCAAGGCTGCAAAATCAATGTCATTTTTGTAAAGACCTCGGGCAGATTCCATTATTAGGACCGGCTTATTCTGTGAATGTGCTCAGTGTACTAGAAATCATGGATGAAATTCGAATGTAGTTGCAAAACAATCAAAGTCCACGGCGCAGGGGAAGCTAATTTTGGCCTGTGACTACGGGGGATGAAAGCGGCCATGCGGAACTTTGACTGCGTTGGTGCGTGGGCAGAAAACCACATGCACCATCAGTGTGTAAAGGTTCAAGTCTACATCTTTCATTCAAAAAGAAATTTCGATTCAGTACTGCTTTCACATTTGAAAGTATCTTTAATCGTGTGAGAGATACTAAAAGAAGAAATAGGAGGTCAAGAAGACAAATGTTACCAATCAAGACGGCGGTAGATGGTTACCTAGGGGACATAGATATAGCCCTATGCAAAACGTTAATGATGCCAAAAGTAAAATGCTACGTCAAGGGAGCTGTAAATTGATGGCTTGGAtgaaacaaaaacaaaaaatcaGTATGAGAAACCCATATAAGCACTTATCGTCAAGTCGTGATAGGCTTTCGTGCCCAACTGTGTACTTTGTGCCCTTCTATTTCCAATTTCCCCTATTGAGGCACATCCATCATGTTCATTTAACCCGAAACTTCCTTCTTTTTAAGGCGCTCTTGGCGCTCAATACGCCATCCATAGCCCCACTTCGTCTCAACCATGAGAAGAGGGGCCATCGCGAGGGTAATGCCAGCGAGCATGACAAATGCGAACTGGGCAGTGAGAGCATCAATGATGGATGGAGCAGCCGCGACACCGGCAGCACCAATCAGACACCTCATCAGGTTGTTGATTGCCGTTGCACTGGCACTTGCACCTGGGTACAAGTCGATGACAAGGGCGCTGTTGATGGTGAAGATAGCAGTAGAGCCATAAGCTATGATAAACTGCAGAATAATGGGGACGGCAAGATGTGTGCGAAGGGAAACTCCGTAGACGGCGACACAGACTATGAAGATAGCAGTGATCCACAAAGTGTTGCGTGTGCGGGCGTACTCGATGGGGAAATCAGGGTGGCTCTTCAAGTTGATACGAGTATCAAGGGGAAGGCTGTGCTGCTGACAGTATTCGCGTTCGGTTCGCTTGTGGTTGAAGTCCATGAGATATCCGATTGTATAGGAGCCGGTCATGCACCCGAAACCATTGCCGAGAAAGGTTAGGCCAACTTCCAGCGTGTTCAAGTCATAATGTTTTTCAAATAGGTCGGATGTCGAGGAAGTTACCATCGACCAGACTGTGTACACAATGCTGCCGTACAACAAGGTGATGAAGACATCCTTTTCAAATAGAAATTGGAGGGGTGTCAGCATGGTGTTAAAGGTCACTTTGCCCTTCTTTCCGGAGGGGGTCGAGTTCTCCTGGGCATCCTTCTGCCCGCAAATGGTGTAGATGATTGGCTTGTTGATGCCTTTCAGGGGAACCGTGCCATTGCCAGCGATAGAACGGAGTGTTTCAGGGAGGAAGAAAATGATCGAGAAAAGACTGATTCCTGATGCAATAGCCAAGAACCAGAAGATAGATCGGAAGCCAAGGTACTGAGAAAGAATTCCACCGAATACTGGTCCAACTCCCTGGCCCAACATGCGGACTGGATCATTTTAGCCTTAGAACAGGACAACACATCTGAGTAGCACATTACTCACCACCACCAAAGATTCCAATCAAGCTGCCTCGCTCCGCCGATGTGGTAATATCACCAATGACACCAGCTCCTACGCACGTTAGGGTAAGACACGAAGTAGAGATGATTGATGTACCATACCAAGGGAGATCGTTGCTGCACTTCCGGCGGCCTGCAGCGCTCGGAAAGCCATGAGCTCACCATAGTTGGTAGAGACAGCCAAAGCAATGTTCGAAACAATGTATACGCCAAACGTTCCCATGAAAAGCACACGGCGACCCAACACATCGGAGAAAGAACCCCAAAAGCTCGGGGCAAGACCTTGAACAATCATATATACTGTGACGGTTAACGTGGCCAGAGACGTGGAGATGTTGAGTTCCTAAATCGCCGTTAGTGTAAAGTGGCCAGATGAAAGACTGGGGTCAACTCACATTTGCAACGTCTGTAAGCGCAGGGAAGTAGATGTTTGAAGAAAGCGGCGAGAAGATGGCGGCGAAAGAGACAATAATGACGATCCACAACTTGCGAGACCGAGTAAACACATGGTATGGTGGTGGTGCCGGGGCTTGGCTTTCAGCGTCGGTTGAATTtgctggtgatgatgataCCGAGACAGATTTCTCATCCCGAGGAGAGACATTAGGGCTTGGGTTAAACGACTGGATTGTGACCCCAGGATCCTTGAGGGTTTCTGTTGAACTGAGCTGGGACAAAGTCATGATGAAAATGTGTTATGGAATATGAAGACCACACTGGATGTATCAACAGACACAGATTTTAGACAATCGGAGCGGAATTATAGATTCATTTAGCCCGAATTGATTTAGAGATCTAGGGAGCTCCATGAGGGAATGGAGACACCCTTTTGTATCTCGGTTCCAGCGAGAAACCCCTAGAGGGTTTATTCAAAATTACAAGCAAAATGCTAGGCGGACCCATGCATCTGAGAGTCTACTAAACGTGCTCCACAGTGGGTTCGACCATGGGGATCATTATACCGTCCCCTTGATGGTTGAAAGTGGCACAGACTAGAC
Above is a window of Penicillium digitatum chromosome 2, complete sequence DNA encoding:
- a CDS encoding S-adenosyl-L-methionine dependent methyltransferase, predicted, translating into MESARGLYKNDIDFAALALQSRDFAKHLKLNGQLDFTDPAAVRQLTTTLLQQDFHLKVEIPEDRLCPPVPNRLNYILWLQDLLDSTAGGLKEGYDRDREVVGLDIGTGCVGIYPLLGCATRPGWKFLATDIDSNNIRTSQHNVALNNLESRIQIVSSDPTGPLFPLEKLGRQRLDFTMCNPPFYTSSNELKQSAEQKEREPFSACTGAEVEMVTRGGELAFVKQMIDESLRLRERIQWYTSMLGKLSSINVLVETLIKHGITNFAVTEFEQGSKTKRWAVAWSWGDRRPAMSIARGIPGCPKSLLPFPADYTFTLPSAASIDTATATINAELSSLPWFWVWDQTHSAGTGFAAENVWSRFARRKMKLAGEEGAAKLKVIPAQVALGVRLQIRLVRGEKPEKKEVKVLVRWAQGTDTVLFESFCGMVKRKLESK
- a CDS encoding Major facilitator superfamily domain, general substrate transporter, with the protein product MTLSQLSSTETLKDPGVTIQSFNPSPNVSPRDEKSVSVSSSPANSTDAESQAPAPPPYHVFTRSRKLWIVIIVSFAAIFSPLSSNIYFPALTDVANELNISTSLATLTVTVYMIVQGLAPSFWGSFSDVLGRRVLFMGTFGVYIVSNIALAVSTNYGELMAFRALQAAGSAATISLGAGVIGDITTSAERGSLIGIFGGVRMLGQGVGPVFGGILSQYLGFRSIFWFLAIASGISLFSIIFFLPETLRSIAGNGTVPLKGINKPIIYTICGQKDAQENSTPSGKKGKVTFNTMLTPLQFLFEKDVFITLLYGSIVYTVWSMVTSSTSDLFEKHYDLNTLEVGLTFLGNGFGCMTGSYTIGYLMDFNHKRTEREYCQQHSLPLDTRINLKSHPDFPIEYARTRNTLWITAIFIVCVAVYGVSLRTHLAVPIILQFIIAYGSTAIFTINSALVIDLYPGASASATAINNLMRCLIGAAGVAAAPSIIDALTAQFAFVMLAGITLAMAPLLMVETKWGYGWRIERQERLKKKEVSG